A single genomic interval of Terriglobia bacterium harbors:
- a CDS encoding site-specific integrase, protein MWGDGFVYREKKSPHYWCSYNLHGKRIRESTGEIEEKKAQKYLRNRLKQVFADEIGARKFVGPSSEKVTVNELLDDLEANYRIRHKYRPQVASHFKVIRESLGTLRAKSLTDTAIDKWIAALQKTCSRLRRLSPEERELHKCGEQCKPYEPATINRYTQILGQALSFGVKKIGEAPRITCLDEQNARQGFFEYGEFLEVHKYLPEDLRDYVHFDFLCGWRKGEVSNLRWDMIDTDGRLLKLPGRFSKNGKPRKIPLQGELWEIIKRRAEKRKIKMPSGEVFICPYVFFRKHGRGIPGSWRKIGEFRKSWKGACEQAKVSDKIFHDFRRTAARNLVRAGISEKVAMLITGHRSRSIFERYNITSDEDLIDAVEKVGRHVAKLAAREAERRKEAAKFEDKKDA, encoded by the coding sequence ATGTGGGGCGATGGGTTCGTCTACCGGGAAAAGAAGAGCCCGCACTACTGGTGTTCTTACAACCTGCACGGCAAGCGCATCAGAGAGTCAACGGGAGAAATCGAAGAAAAGAAGGCGCAGAAATATCTCCGCAACCGACTGAAGCAGGTGTTCGCTGATGAGATCGGCGCCCGGAAGTTCGTTGGCCCGTCATCAGAGAAAGTCACGGTCAACGAACTACTCGACGACCTCGAAGCCAACTATCGAATCCGACACAAGTATCGCCCGCAAGTCGCCTCGCATTTCAAGGTGATCCGCGAGAGCCTCGGGACGCTGAGGGCAAAAAGCCTGACCGATACGGCTATCGACAAATGGATTGCAGCCCTCCAAAAGACCTGTAGCAGACTGCGCCGGCTGTCCCCAGAAGAACGAGAGCTTCACAAGTGCGGGGAACAGTGCAAGCCATACGAGCCCGCCACCATCAATCGCTACACGCAGATTCTAGGACAGGCGCTCTCATTTGGGGTCAAGAAAATCGGCGAGGCGCCGAGAATCACCTGTCTTGACGAGCAAAACGCCCGACAGGGATTCTTCGAGTACGGCGAGTTCCTGGAGGTCCACAAGTACTTGCCCGAAGATCTGCGTGATTACGTCCACTTCGACTTCCTGTGCGGCTGGCGAAAAGGCGAGGTCAGCAATCTCCGCTGGGACATGATCGACACAGATGGCCGGCTGCTCAAGCTCCCCGGGCGCTTTTCAAAGAACGGCAAGCCGAGGAAGATCCCGCTTCAAGGTGAACTCTGGGAGATCATTAAGCGCCGAGCAGAGAAACGTAAGATCAAGATGCCTTCCGGTGAGGTCTTCATCTGTCCGTATGTTTTCTTCAGGAAGCACGGACGGGGGATTCCAGGCTCATGGCGAAAGATTGGAGAGTTTCGCAAGAGTTGGAAGGGCGCTTGTGAGCAAGCAAAGGTTTCCGACAAGATCTTTCACGATTTTCGACGCACTGCTGCACGGAACCTCGTTCGCGCCGGAATCAGCGAGAAAGTCGCCATGTTGATCACCGGGCACAGGTCAAGATCGATCTTCGAACGCTACAACATCACGAGCGACGAAGACCTGATCGATGCCGTGGAGAAAGTAGGTCGCCACGTGGCGAAGCTCGCTGCCCGCGAGGCGGAACGTCGCAAGGAAGCAGCGAAGTTTGAGGACAAGAAGGATGCGTAG
- a CDS encoding helix-turn-helix domain-containing protein: MPTNVLDQDRLLKLPLETVPALIAQMAAAQSTLAARLLGAEKTQEFNDELLDAEGAAEKLGVSKDWLYTRTNTLPFVVRLGRKVKFSLRGIEKYIKDSIANES; the protein is encoded by the coding sequence ATGCCGACGAACGTATTAGATCAGGACCGATTGTTAAAACTTCCGCTGGAAACCGTCCCGGCGCTCATAGCTCAAATGGCAGCGGCACAGTCAACGCTGGCTGCTCGGCTCCTGGGCGCAGAAAAGACACAAGAATTCAACGACGAGCTGCTGGATGCGGAAGGTGCTGCAGAGAAACTTGGAGTATCCAAGGATTGGCTGTACACTCGCACCAACACGTTGCCGTTTGTTGTGCGGCTGGGCCGCAAGGTCAAATTTTCGCTGCGCGGGATCGAGAAGTACATCAAAGATTCGATTGCCAACGAGAGCTAG
- a CDS encoding DUF1643 domain-containing protein, which yields MKPSTLFCRSRANFSKDRIYRYTLTRHWGEAGRAVNFVMLNPSTANEYANGPTVERCQRRVAAWGFDRLIVTNLFALRATDPRALRSVVDPVGPQNDEFLVRCAFDADLIICAWGNHGAQAGRSDFVTTMLRHLGKPLHVLRLAKSGEPCHPLYLPYSAGPCEWIKQL from the coding sequence ATGAAACCGTCAACCCTGTTCTGCCGCTCGAGGGCGAATTTCAGCAAGGACCGGATCTATCGATACACGCTCACACGCCATTGGGGCGAGGCCGGCCGAGCCGTGAATTTCGTGATGCTGAATCCGAGCACCGCAAATGAGTACGCAAACGGTCCGACCGTCGAGCGCTGCCAGAGGCGGGTGGCCGCCTGGGGCTTCGATCGCCTAATCGTCACAAATCTCTTCGCTCTGAGAGCAACCGATCCGCGCGCCCTCAGATCTGTCGTTGACCCTGTTGGACCGCAAAATGACGAGTTCCTGGTCAGGTGCGCGTTTGATGCGGATCTGATCATCTGTGCCTGGGGCAATCATGGCGCCCAGGCCGGCAGATCGGATTTTGTAACCACAATGCTGCGGCACCTGGGCAAGCCGCTGCACGTTTTGAGGCTGGCCAAAAGCGGCGAGCCCTGTCATCCGTTGTACCTGCCCTACAGCGCAGGGCCTTGTGAGTGGATAAAACAACTTTGA